The following are encoded together in the Humulus lupulus chromosome 5, drHumLupu1.1, whole genome shotgun sequence genome:
- the LOC133779839 gene encoding uncharacterized protein LOC133779839, with amino-acid sequence MVELIQKSIENNRLLLQSVADHSMLESDLSSKFGTNFEVGSSSCSHGGSSGSSIVLSINMNNSPTSENVDSKFVDPIGLEDLKIKYLFENKEKLKTALGFILIKNFFEFVAIKSNQTRLVVRCVVPNCEWYMRASKYGNRDFWMVRKYVKDHTCPIDVVLNDHCQATSKLVSDCVTNLLRDDAPTCPKTIVAHMLREYGVHINYFKSRSVVDYQTDDEGRFLYMFMTFEASIKGWKYCRPVISVDGTFLTAKFSGTLFMAYAMDANNHIFPIGFGIEDSENDSSWIWFSKDKHRSIENAISIVYPDAEHVLCTYHLLNNLKSSLKFKGHDVLFENCSRAHLKIKFEFYMCQMESIKPRIREYLLQVGYEKWLDHILLEEETKL; translated from the exons ATGGTTGAACTAATTCAAAAGTCCATTGAGAATAATCGTTTGTTGTTGCAGTCTGTTGCTGATCACTCTATGTTGGAATCAGATTTGTCTTCAAAGTTTGGCACAAACTTTGAAGTAGGTTCATCGTCCTGTTCTCATGGTGGGAGCAGTGGTAGTTCAATTGTTCTAAGTATCAACATGAACAATTCTCCAACTTCAGAAAATGTAGACTCTAAATTTGTGGATCCCATTGGATTGGAAGATCTAAAAATCAAATACCTCtttgaaaataaagaaaagttGAAGACTGCATTAGGGTTTATCTTAATTAAGAATTTTTTTGAATTTGTGGCTATTAAGTCTAACCAAACTAGATTGGTTGTCAGATGTGTAGTTCCAAATTGTGAATGGTACATGAGGGCTTCAAAGTATggaaatagagatttttggatgGTTAGGAAGTATGTCAAGGATCATACTTGTCCAATTGATGTTGTGTTAAATGATCATTGTCAAGCTACTAGCAAATTAGTGAGTGATTGTGTAACTAACTTGCTAAGAGATGATGCACCAACATGTCCTAAAACGATAGTAGCTCATATGTTGAGAGAATATGGGGTCCATATCAATTACTTCAAATCTC GCTCAGTGGTTGATTATCAAACTGATGATGAAGGCAGATTCTTGTATATGTTCATGACATTTGAAGCTTCAATTAAAGGATGGAAGTATTGTAGGCCAGTCATATCAGTTGATGGAACATTTTTAACAGCTAAATTTTCAGGAACATTATTCATGGCATATGCCATGGATGCCAATAATCATATATTCCCAATAGGTTTTGGCATCGAAGATTCCGAGAATGATTCTTCTTGGATTTGGTTTTCCAAAG ACAAACATAGGAGTATTGAGAATGCAATATCTATTGTGTATCCAGATGCAGAACATGTTCTATGCACCTATCACTTGTTGAACAACCTAAAATCTTCATTGAAGTTCAAGGGCCATGATGTGCTATTTGAGAATTGTTCAAGAGCTCATTTAAAGATTAAATTTGAGTTTTATATGTGCCAAATGGAGTCCATCAAACCAAGAATTCGTGAATATCTTCTTCAAGTTGGATACGAGAAATGGCTAGATCATATTCTACTGGAAGAAGAAACAAAATTATGA